In the Candidatus Lernaella stagnicola genome, one interval contains:
- a CDS encoding SRPBCC family protein, protein MSRLAFCSLLILFTLVFAAGAAAGPVSDKLTPAELAQVKKGEVVVHTDLEGGAKEGYAAAFGIMRFDDVNRFWSVLSDYDGFPDFLPRVEKAVALKKEENRTWLELTINGSIKSVTYTNIYTHYPERQRNEWVLDTSRPHEPYTKNTGYWQLEEISDGVYLVEHQNAVGVDFGPMAVVANRVMAKMLKNDLPKIISNVRRRVESGGVWKMN, encoded by the coding sequence GTGAGTCGCTTGGCGTTTTGTTCGCTTCTCATATTGTTCACGTTGGTTTTCGCGGCCGGCGCGGCGGCCGGGCCGGTCAGCGACAAGCTCACGCCCGCGGAACTGGCGCAGGTGAAAAAGGGCGAGGTCGTCGTGCACACCGACCTCGAAGGCGGCGCCAAAGAAGGTTATGCCGCGGCCTTCGGGATCATGCGCTTCGACGACGTCAACCGTTTTTGGTCCGTTCTGTCGGATTACGACGGTTTCCCGGATTTTCTGCCGCGGGTGGAAAAAGCGGTGGCGCTCAAGAAAGAAGAAAACCGGACCTGGCTGGAGTTGACCATCAACGGCAGCATCAAGTCGGTGACGTACACGAATATTTACACGCATTATCCCGAGCGGCAGCGCAACGAGTGGGTGCTGGACACCTCCCGACCGCACGAGCCTTATACGAAGAACACGGGCTATTGGCAGTTGGAGGAGATCTCTGACGGGGTATATTTGGTCGAGCACCAAAATGCCGTGGGTGTCGATTTCGGCCCGATGGCGGTGGTCGCCAATCGCGTCATGGCCAAGATGCTCAAAAATGACCTGCCGAAGATCATCAGCAACGTGCGTCGCCGCGTGGAGTCGGGCGGCGTCTGGAAAATGAACTAA
- the prxU gene encoding thioredoxin-dependent peroxiredoxin (Most members of this family contain a selenocysteine.), with the protein MAPDKAEGCVATAEGPIVPSEEDATERTGEPPKKEVKMQVMVGKKAPDFEATAFFNGGFTNIKLSDFAGKWVFLCFYPGDFTFVUPTELSAVAGKAAIFETLDVQVMACSTDSRFVHKMWQEQELSKMVDGGFPFPMLSDAGGKIGSVYGVYDEVGGVDVRGRFIIDPDGVVQAIEMLTPPVGRKVSESIRQLQAFQHVRSTKGAEVCPAGWEPGQPVLKVGPELVGRVWEVWKPTE; encoded by the coding sequence ATGGCCCCAGACAAAGCCGAAGGCTGTGTCGCTACAGCCGAAGGACCCATCGTCCCATCGGAGGAAGACGCGACGGAAAGGACCGGCGAGCCCCCAAAAAAGGAGGTCAAAATGCAGGTAATGGTTGGTAAAAAAGCTCCGGATTTTGAAGCGACGGCGTTTTTCAACGGCGGATTCACAAATATCAAGCTCTCGGATTTTGCCGGCAAGTGGGTGTTTCTGTGTTTCTATCCGGGTGACTTCACCTTCGTTTGACCGACCGAACTGTCGGCGGTCGCCGGCAAAGCAGCGATATTTGAAACGTTGGACGTGCAAGTGATGGCTTGCAGCACCGACAGCCGTTTCGTCCATAAAATGTGGCAGGAGCAGGAACTCTCGAAGATGGTCGACGGCGGTTTTCCCTTCCCGATGCTCTCCGACGCAGGCGGGAAGATCGGCTCCGTTTATGGAGTGTATGACGAAGTGGGCGGCGTCGATGTGCGCGGCCGTTTCATTATCGACCCGGACGGCGTCGTCCAGGCCATTGAAATGTTGACCCCACCAGTGGGGCGCAAAGTGAGCGAATCGATCCGGCAACTCCAAGCCTTCCAGCATGTGCGGTCCACCAAGGGCGCCGAAGTGTGCCCGGCGGGCTGGGAACCGGGTCAACCGGTTTTGAAAGTCGGGCCGGAACTCGTGGGCAGAGTTTGGGAGGTATGGAAACCGACCGAATAG